The DNA region AACGCCACGGCTCTAGTCCAAGGAATAATAAGCCATAAAAAAGAGTAGACAACCAGAGCGGAGAAAAGCGCTAGTTTCTTCACGAGGCCGTCACGTAAGTGTGTACTGCATATCAGCACCTGTCAAACCTCTAAACATCCATGTTTTTACTATTCTATGCCTTAGTTGAGTATAGAGGTTCGGGTTTGTTGGCTGGATATACCCTCTGAGTCCCTGATCAGGGCTCAGGCAGTATTGATCCAAACAAGCCTTTGTGATCCTTACTTCTATAGGCGTGTTGATGTAAGGATCTGCCGTAACCATTGGTATACTTATTGCGAACAACAGCGAGTCGGACTCGGAACCAGTCCACGGGGCGTTCCACCAAACTCTTATATTGTTATTGTCGATAATGTCGACGCCATAAGAGCCGGCTGCGGCTTTTAGCGCCTGGCCCGCTAGAAAGGCAAGCAGAGATGCCACCTTGTTTGAGAAGAAGATCAAGATAAAGTTGATGGCGTCTAGTATTCTCTCAGCAAGGTCTATAAGTTCAGGCTTGGTAATATCGGCAACGGTGGATCCTACTATGTAGTTGGTCTTATACAGAGAAACGCTACTTGTAGAAGTTTTGGTGGGGACGCCTAGCCTCATGTATACCTCAAACCCCTTTATGTAGTCCACATAGCTCCCGGATACGGAACGCCCTGCAACTTGCAACATAACTCGCTGGTTTGTATCACCTCCATAGCTAACTCTAAGAAGGACGGCCCCGTGGTATATATAAGGGCCGACTTGGGGATTGGCTGGCGCGCCGTATATTTCTAGAACAGACGCTAAGTAGGGGTATCTCCATATAATATCCAATGTGTCGGGGAAATCTTTCCACTGTTCTACCCAGCGCCAGGCTCTAAAAACCTCGACAGTTCTGACCAGCACCGTCCTCACGTATGGGGTGGCACCATTGTCGTAAGCTATTTTGAGAACCCAGAAGAGCCCCCCGCCGAAGGATTTGGCATAGCTATAGGGATATGCGCTGAGGCTGTAAGTACCCGTGTTTATTTCGTAAAAACAGCCGTTGGTTCCGCTGTTGTAGCTACCGTAGGCAGTGGAACCCGCCACGTACCACATGCCGTTTAGCCACAGCTCCCACTTCAGCCCCGGGCATCCCCCGCCCACGGCATTTGTGGTCAACTGCAACCCTACGCCGCCTGTAAAAGTCCCCTCTACTAGGCCGTCAAAGGCGGCGTAGGGCCCTATTAGGATCCTATCCACGTAGTTGTATACCGAATATCCGCTGGGCTGTCCGTAGTAGTCTGTGGTTGTTGCGTAGGCCATCTCCGCTAGGGTGTAGTTGCGCTGGTTGCCGTAGTAGTACCTAAGGTACTGCACTGTGCCGTTTATGCCAATGGTGGGGGCGCCGGAATACGTGTTTATATAAACTCTAAGCCTGACCGCTAGCTGATAGTTTTTGCTATTGTCCAAATTCACGCCGGAGACCCACACCCTTGTCTTATTCGCTAGAGTGTAGGAGCTAGATTGGATAAGCGTGCAGGAGCCGTCTGCGTTTATACGATACACGTCGGCTATTAACACGCCGCTTACAGTTCCGCGCAGAATCAACACGCCTAGAGACAGCGAGGCGGCGTCGTAGCCTATATACGCCGCGTTGGCAACGTTAGTACAAGCGCTAACAGCCGATAGTCCGTACACCGGCACCACGTACTCTGTGTAGCTACTTCTAACACTCACCGGCCTAAAGTAAACACCGCCGTAAACATACAACGAAGATCCTGGGCTTGGGGCAGGCGTAGCCGCGGCAATTGACACGTCCGAGGTAGCCGCTATGGTTGACGCGCCCCCGGTTTTAGGCCCTCCTCCCCTTTCCAGCCTCGCCCTCCCGCGAAACTCAGGCTGGAAACCTAAGCGCCTCAAAGCGCTAAGAGCCTCGTCTAGGTCTTTGGCCACCATTTCTATGATCCCTCCGTCCGGCTTTCTGAACACCACGGGAAATTCGCCATCAGGCGTCTTCAACGTGGCATTCCCCCTAACCCTCGCCGGCTTCGCCCCGGCAGGCAGTGCTAGGATGAAATACCGGCGGTCGTATGTTGGTACAGGAGCCGTCTCATTTGTAAACAACACGAAGCCCAGCCCTACGTCTTTTGGAACAAAGACGACGAGGGACTGCTCGCCCAGAGCCCACAGGGCGCCGGGGATGTGAGGAATCTCGTCTCCAAGAGGCACGTCAGATTCGACTAGGTATACAAAAAGCCTCCCCCCTTGCTGGCCGGGCTGATCTACCATCTGGGCCACCACCGTAGTCGCCAGGACCGCAACGGCTATTAACATGAGTAGTACCCAATTCCGCATATTTGACACAATTTTGTACTCTTTTTTTTACTTTTGCCAATTGACGAATCCTATCTATCTTGTTGTCGATAATTGTTTTGTACAGGAATCGGCACTGGCGAACCTGTCGGCAGTAACTACGCGTCTGGGCTAACACCCGCGAACGCGATCGCCTCATAGCTACGCCGTATATCCAAGAGGGGTGCTTTTCTTAGTGAGGAGGAGCTACTCCCCAGCGCGTACGGGGGGGGGGGTGCCGACGCAACGCTGACAGCACCGCGCATGGGTCGGCCTCGACGCATTTAATCTCCACAGGCGCGTCGGGAGTCGGGACGACTGCGTCCGCGTCGCCGGGCGGGTCTGGACCTACGTGTATTTTATAGCCTACCTTCTCGCCGCGGAGGCCCTCGACTATTATAAAGTCGGCGTCTAGCTCGGCGCATTCCAGCCCCCGCTTATACACCACGTAGACCTCGCCGTTGTAGAAAACCACCTTGTCGGCTCCCGCCTTTCTCAGGCGGTGGGTGTCCTTGGTGGGCGGCTCCGGGTCGTGGTGGCTGAGCTTCACAGCCACTACTGTGTAGCCCCTCTCCTTCAGCCTTGCAATTATCCTCTCGGCGAGGGCTGTCTTACCTACGTCCTTCCCCCCAGTGATTTGAATTACGCAAGTCACGACAGCAGTCTAACGAGATTTTGCATCTCGTCTAGTGCCTTTCTGAACTTCTCCAAGGCCTCTTCTGTGGGGACGTACACCTTCCGCCCCCCCTCCTCCCTCTCTTGCAGAACGCCGTCTGCGACCATTCTCTTCAACAAGACGTAGCCGTAGACTGAGCTTATATCGAAGCCCAGCCGCCTAAGCTCTTGTATTATGGCGTAGCCGTGCAACGGGCCTTTCTTGTTAAGTATGCTAACTACGTAGAGCCAGAGGTTGCCTTGGCCTATGCAACGCTTGAAGCGCGTAAACGCTTTCATCTATCGCGTTTTCCCTCTATGAACTCGAGAACTGCCTTGTACGCGTCTTCGGGGCTCATGTGGACAGGCGGGTTTTTGAAGCCCCACGCCGATGCGCTTATCAGCGGTCCGCCGATGTTCCGGTCCATGGCCAGTTTGGCTAGCCTCACAGAGTCTGTGACGACTGCGGCGCTGTTCCAGGCGTCGTGGACGTCGAGCGTTGCCTCAATCCTAATTGTGAGGCCGCCGAAGATCTCCGCCTCGACTAGCGTGTGGGCAATTTTCCTATCCCCGAGGAAGTGTATATACGCCACCGGGGAGATGTAGGCGTCGAATTCTTGGCCCTCCGCCATCATCTTGACGGCGGCTGTCTTGGTCTTCTCCTTGTCCCCCTTCCTGTACATTAGGTTTACGAAGTCGGGGGTGCCGCCCACGTTTATCTGGTATGTGTCCCTTATCTTCACCCCCCTCAGCGCCAGTAGTCTAATTATCGTCTTGTGGAAGACGGTGGCCCCGATCTGGTTCTGGGTGTCGTCGCCGAGTAGCGGCACGCCCCTCTCCTGGAACCTCCTCTGCCAATACCCGCTGGTGGCTATCGAGGCGGGCATGGCGTTGACGAAGGCGACGCCGGCTCTCAGAGCCGCCTCGGCGTAGGCCTCAGCCGCCTTCTGCGCCCCCGTGGGGAGGTAGTTGACGAGGACGTGGGTGTTGGTGGAGTTGAGCTCTTTGAGCACGTCCTCCACAGTACCCTCCACCACCTTCGGCACGAGGCCGCCGGCGGGGACGCCGTCCAGCGCGGGCCCCGGCCTAACCACGACCCCCAGCTTGGGGGGCTTGTACACCACAGTGGCGTTGTTGGGAGGCTGGAAGATGGCCTCGGCGAGGTCGAGCCCGACTTTCCTCGCGTCGATCTCGAAGGCAGACGCGAAGACTATGTCGCGGGGGGTGTAGCCTCCTATGTCCTTGAAGGCGACGGCTGGCTCTATCTCCGGGTTGCGCTTATACATCTCAATCCCCTGCACGAGGGCAGAGGCGCAGTTGCCTACGCCCACTATGCCTACCCTGATGAGCATGTCTATCTAAACAGACCTGTTAATAAACAATTCTGTTAGCCTTGGCCACGCCAATTAAACCTCCATGCCGTAACCTACTCCTTTCACACCTCCGTGGATAGGCCAATGCCCTTAAGTCGTGGTCAACCTCTCCTCAGACGACGCCACCTTTCCCAGCTTATATCGCCCGACTTTGCTACAATCACAACCCCGCCTCTGTACAAGATCGCATAAAAAGTCGGCCGGTATATCTCAATATTGAACTTCTCGATGGCGTTGGCGGTGTTGGTTTACCCGGGGTGTGTTGAGGCGCTGGGAGGGGCTAGCCATCACTGCAATTGTGGCCAGCCCCAGGGGTTTGGAACTTGTGGAAACGACAAGAGATGTCGCGGTTTCAAACCGCTTGTAGAGGAAATGTTGTACAGACGAGGCAGTAGACGCAACATGGATGTCGGGATTACACGACGACAATGCGGTATACCGTGACTTCCCGAAACTAAGCCCCCGTATTCTGGAACTGTGCGCAACGATTACGCCAGCTTCTCAGCTACCACCTCCGCTATGTCCTTCACGTTTACTGCACTGTCTTTGGCTCTCTTAGCCTCGGTTAACATGGCGTTGCAGAAGGGACATTGCGTAACTATTGTCTCAGCCCCGGTGCCGGCCAGCTCCTCGAACCTGATGTGGCTTATCCTCTTCTCCTCGGGGACGTCGTACCAATAGTTCGCCCCACCCGCGCCGCAACAGAAGGTCCTCTCCCCGTGTCTAGGAGGCTCTTTCAAGGCCCCCAGCTTTACTACTATCTTTCTCTGCGGCTCTACCACCTTGTTGTGGCGAGATAAGTAGCAGGGGTCGTGTATTGTCAGACTCTCCAAGGACCCCCTCACTGTTATCTTGCCCTCTTCTACGAGGCGTTGCAACACCTCTACGTGGTGGTACACCTCCAGCTTTACGCCGAATCTGGGATACTCGTTTTTGAAAGTATTGTACCCGTGGGGGCATATCGTAACTAGCTTCTTCACCCCGTACTTTTCAAATATCTGCTTGTTGTTTAGAACAAGCTCTTGGAATCTGCTCTCCTCCCCCAGCCTCCTCACGGGGTCTCCACAACACGTCTCCTCGTCTCCGAGCACAGCCACCTTGTCCAACATGCCTGCCTTCTCGAGAATCTTTACAAAAGCCTTGACTATCTCCCTCGCCCGCCCGTCGAAGCTACCCATACACCCAACCCAGAGGAGGTACTCGGCCTGGGGATTCTCCGATATGTGCTTAACCCCAAGTTCGCGAAGCCAGTCGTGCCTCCCCACATTTGCCTGCATCAGCGTGTTGTGGTACTGGCTTACAGACATGAGCAGATCTGCCTTTTTCTGGTCAACCTTAGACTCAAACACCAGAGCCCTCCTTAGATCTACTATATAGTCGACGTGTCTGATATATACGGGGCACTGGTACATACAAGCGCCGCAGGTGGTACACGCCCACACCTCGTCTTCCGTTATCCCCACCTCGAATAAATCGGCGTCGTTTTTAGCCTCTGCAATTTTTGTTATTAGGGACATAGGGCTGAGCGGCCTCTTGGCGGCAAACGCGGGGCAGACGTCTTGGCATCTACTACACCTAGTACAGGCGTCGAACATTATGCCGTGTATTCCCCGCCACTCCCCCTTCTTTTTAACTCCCACGGTGATCTCCGCCTCGCCGCTCTCCATAACCTTTTCAAGCTCAAACGGCGTGGTCAACTCGCCCAGCGGCCTGTCAACGAGGAGGTAGTTGGCGTAGGCCAAATACATGTGTCGTAGCATTACCAGAGGCGACACGGCTATTAACGCGAATGCAACGGCAATGTGCACAAAGTAGGCGGCGAGGTACACCTCATGCGTCACAGGAGGCACTAAATACGATAGTGGAGACCACGGCGAGGGCCCCCCAAGGTAGTAGTCTACGCGGTATCTCCTCATTATCATACCAGTTACGGCTATTGCGAGAAAGCCTAACAACACCAAGATGTATTGGTTCGCCAGCTTCCCGTACCTCTCCCTACCGGCATATACCCTGTATATGCCGGCTAACGACCCGTAGATTATAAACACGGCGGCGACGTCGAGCAAAAACCTCATGACTAAGAAGAATAAGCCTCCGTACTCCACGCCCGTGTAATGCACCACAGACACTATAATAGTGCCGATGAGAGATATGCCAAGCCCAACTATAAGAAGAAGGTGGACAGTTCCTCCAAATACCTGTCGGGACAGGAAGCGGTAATGAGACAGAAACTCGGCCACAAATCTCAAAGACTTGTCAAGTCTTCTCACGCCCTGCTTAGTCACCGCCAAGAGACCAACTCCTCTATACGTCTTTGAAAGGCCGTATAAGAGGGCGAGAACCGACAGCGCCGCCAGCGTGTAGACAATTAAAAAAGTGTAATGAGGCACTCCTAGGTACTCTACATACCTAGCATCCATGAGGTGGAGAGCTCTAAATAGTATTAAGTATTGATATAGCCGATAGACGAATACTAACTAATTCTACAAATAGGCTTAAATGGGCATTTCCGGCACTCCACGCTCGGCGGCTTGTCGGCGGTTAAAACCTTCTTTATCTCGCTAAGTACTTGCAACGCGCTGTCGTCTCGTTCAACCTTCTCGACCTTGTCTCTATAAACCAGGTACCCGTACTTCGCCTTCAAGAGGTGGATGTATATCTGTAACTGCTTCTTGTGAGCCTCCCTGCTGGCCACCCCCGTCTTTATCTCAACAGGCAGGTACACGCCCCCACGCTTTATCACAACATCCACAACCCCCACCAGATTGTCTATTTCGACCTTGTACTCCACTATGACGTTGTCATACACAGCCACAGCTCTTTCATACCTCTCGTGTAGCAACTTCCCCTTCACAATGGCAACTGCTGAGTCTTTTGTAAACAGCTTCAGCCCAAGCCTATGTTGCACCCACAGAAGCCTCGGGCAGTACTCGTAGTCGTTTATGACAGAGGGGGAAAGCCGCTTGAAGTCGTAACGATAAGCATAGACGTCGGGTAGGAGCCTGAACACATCCCGCTCTTTTTTGAGTTCTCTAAGCGCGGTCTCCACATCCAGCTCCAAGTCGTCACAACGCGCCACCGAGCAGAGGGGTCTAGGTCGGAGAAGCTCCATCTGTCCCAAGCACCCGGCCAAATATCCTCGTGGGGCCATTCCTAAATACAAACACGCCGCCGTCTATGAACCACGGCCGCGAGAGCTCCAGCTTCACCACACCGCTGTCCCCCACCATGAGCTCCCCCTTGTCGATCTCCTTTATATACCCGCCTGTCCTCACCGCCTTGTAGTGAAGCACCCCGGAAAACCCCGGCCTTATCACAGTCGGGTGCCTTAACACCAGCACCTCGGCGGTTATCTCCTTTACAGCCTTAAGCGGCCTCGCCGACAGCGTCATCCCCTTCTCGATTTTGTCCACCTTGTCAAGTGCCACCGTGACGAAGCTACCAGCCTTCGCCGCCTCTACCGGCGTCCTGTTTAGGTGTATGGACTTGACCGCCGCTTGGGCCCACCCCCCGTCGCCGTAGGGGCCAACCCAGATTTTGTCCCCCACGCGGAGGGAGCCCCTCTCCACGAGCCCTCCCACTACGAGGCCGACTCCCTTCACTAGGTAGATGTCCGAGACGTACATCAAGAAGTCGCCTCCGTAGTCCCACCGCCTCCTCTTGGGGAGGAGCGATAGAAACCTCAGCAGTAGGTCCAGCCCGTGCCCCGTGACGCTGGAGACGTAGAATATAGGCGCCACCCGCCCCGCCGGCATAGCCTCGGCGGCTGGCACCACGTCGCCTGCGTCCCTCACAACAAAGGGGATTTTGCTAACCCCCGGCATCTTCAAGATTCTCACCACGTCGTCTACAGTCCTCTTAAAAACCTCGTCGGGCGCAATGTCTATCCTAGTGACGACCACGAAGACCGGTATCCCCAAGGCAACCGCGATTCCTAGGTGCTCCTTTGTCATTTTCTGCACCCCCGAATTCGCCGCCACGACCAACATGACGTAGTCAGGCTGGGAGCTGAACAACCCCCTCAGCGCAGTCCTCAGATACCGCTCGTGGCCCCCCACATCTACCAAGAGGATCAGCTTGTCGGACCTCTTGTACACCTCGGCCTCGTCTAGGGGGTCCACAAGCTTGTGGTTCACCACCGCGTCGCCGCTGAAGCCCAAGAGCCTCAGCGACACCGCCGAAGTCCTCCCCGAGAGCACCTCGTGCTTGTACCTAGAGGCGAAGGCCCTGGCCGCTCCCTTCCCGTCGTCGAGCCTCCCCGTGGTCAAGACCCCTATCAGAGTGGACTTCCCCGCGTCGACGTTGCCCATCGCCACCACCGTCACCGTGGGGGGTGGCTCCTCCCGGCCCACCAGCCTCACCAAGACCTCCGCCACTTTCCCCCTCACCCCCTCCGACACCCTCAGCACGTAGAGAGAGGCCCCAACCCTCCTAGCCGCCTCCCGCAACACCCCCAAAGCCCGCACCAGCCCGTCGTCGGGCAGCCCAACCGGCCTCCCGTCGTCTGAGACACCGATTAGGTAGACAGCCTCGCCGCCCCCCTCCAGAGCCCGGCGCTTGAGCTGCCCCGCCAGCCTATCCACGTCCTGATAGCCGAGGGTGAGCTTATACTCCACATTCCCCTCCTCAGACTCCGGCGGAAACACAGAAAAATCAGCGGCCAGTATTAAAAACGTTGTTTAACCCACAGGCCTTACCTCAGCCCTGTAGGCTGGCAAGATCCTCTCCTCGGACTTAATCGACTGGGGCTTCGTGCTGACCGGCTCTATCCTGTCGACTACCTTAGCCACGTAGGCCCTTAGCCTTACCTCGTTGCCTCTTGGAGGCTCTGTGGGACATGCGCCCTGCGTAGTGAAATAAACGGTGTACGTCACGTAGCCGCTGTCTGGACCTGCGCCGAAGAATATCACTGTAAGAACCTTACTGTTGCTATCCCAGTAGTAAGTATAGTAGACCTCTGGCACGTTTGTCACCGCATTGCCCACCCACGCCTCGATAGCATATGGCATATTATACGTCTTTGTGGTGAACCCACCAGATATGACATACGCAACGTCGTTGAAGCTACAGGTGTTTACTGCTACGTTGGGCGACGCCGTGTTTGCAAGGAACATCGCCGCCAGCAGTACAGGAATTATCCCCCACATCATGAACACGCTGTGTTTATTAGATTATAAACCTAATCTACTTAAAGTAGAAAATCCTACGCAACCATTCCAGAATAGACAAAGTCTCCTTCGCCCCACGCTCTGTTAGGTAGTAGAAGCCGTCCCTCTCGGCGACTAGGCCCTTCGCGACAAGTAGCTGGAGGTATTTCTGGAAGCTGTGGTAGTTCAGCCTGCTCAGTCTCCAGAGCTCCGTCTTCCTCATAGGTCTCTCCATGAGGAGGGAGAGGATCCTAATCACTACGTCAATATCGACCTTGTCCATCGCCTAACCCGCCTAAGGGCCCACCATCCCCACAGCGCGTTGGCCACCCCGGTGGCCAACGCTGCAGTGCCTAGGGCCTGATCTAGCAAGACTATTGGCACAGCCAGAGAGGCCGCGGCCAGCCCCGCCGCGAGGGAGGCGCGGAGGGCCCGGTACATCCTCTCAAGGGAGCCTCCGGCGGCTAGGAGGAGGGCGTAGAGGTACAGAGCCATAGGCGCCGCGAGGGCGTACGCAAAGTAGTTCACGTAGTAGAGGGGGGCCCAGTACGCCTCCCGCCCCACCACGTAAACACTCCTGGGGGCGGCGGCCACAAGGCTACCCGGCGTACAGTTGCCCACACACTTCAAAACGCCCCTAGCGGAGACGCCGCCCCACTCACTGCGGAAAGTCCCGTTTTGGTACAGCACTATTTCACCAACCTTGGCGAAACCTCTATAAATTACGCAATCGTAATAGGTGCCAGAAGATGTGCAGATGCCATAATACCTCTCCGAAAGCGAGACCATTGCAAATACCAAAACCACAACGCTCAGCACCAAGAGGACGTACAGCCTCACAACACGCCGCGGCCCCGTCAATAAATACCTTATCTACCTAAAGTAGATGCCAATTGCCACGCCGAGCTCCGTCGAGGCGCCAGCCGCGCATCTCACCCGAGGCCCGCCCACTACAAGCCACGCCGCCGTGTGCGGCCCGGGGCGGCCCCAGGTCTGCCGGGCCGATGCGCCCCAGCGCCTCTTCAGCCGGCGAGGTGTAATTTTTAAATACGTGGCGAGGACTCGTCATGGGGTTAGATGACTTGCGCCAGGGCCTCTTCGCCCTTGTCATCGGCCTGCCGATACTCTTCTTCACCGTCCTGGGGCTTGTAATCGCCTCCAGCTACTCCTACCCCAGAGAGGTGGTTCTACCCAGCGGCGTGAAGGTCACCAACCCCACGGGGCTAGCCGCAACGTTTGCAGTCGGCCTAGCCGCCGCCGGGTTGCTGGGATACGCCTCGTGGAAGCTGTGGAGGGGCTACCTGCACTTCCTCCAAGACAAGGCCGCGGCCTACGGCGCAACTATCTTCACCGCGGGGTGGGCCGTCTTCTTGCTCATCTTCCCCTCCGCCATGTCCGGCGACGTGGGATCGACCCTCCTCTCCGCCGTCCTAGGCATCGCGCTCATGCTGGTGGGCTACGTAATGGGCTTTATACTGCCCGCCTACCGGCTGTACGACAAGACGAAAGACGGGGTCTTCCTAGCCGCCGTAGTCCTCTACGCCGTCGCCCTCGTAGCGCTCATAACCGCCTACATCGGCCTCGTGCTTATGTACATCGGCGTAGGCCGCCTCTCGGAGCGCCAAGACGCGGCGTCCCAGACAACGGGCCAACCCCGTTAAGCTTATAAAACGCGGAAGAGAGATATCTGTGCTAGCGGGGAGCGAGTTCTGGCTTCTCGGAACACTGTTGGTGGTTGTAGTCGCCGTCGTGTTGTTTCTGTTGAGACGGGGAGATGTGGCAGTGTGCCTACCCGACCTCTCGGCAGCGAGGAGGGTGCTTGAGCACGAATTCGACGACGTGTACGTGGATAGGATAGGGGATTTGGTGTTGGTAAAGGGGAGGTACCTAATATTCACCTTCGCCGCTAGGCTAAACTGTGCGGAAGGCCGCTACGAGCTGAGCTGGCCCTGGATATGGCCAATCCTCCTAGCCCTCCTCCTAGGCTCAGTCCCCGGCATGGTCCTATTCTCGCTTGTGCTACTCGTAATCCTTGCATACAAGGCTGGACAGCTCGAAAGAGGAATCAAGCTAGCCGCCACGGCGCTGATGCGTCGAGATTAAGAAGCCCCTATCAGGAGTTACCGAGGGTCCCAAGAAATCTCATACACTAACTCGCTACCGTCCATAGCACGACAAATAGCAGTAGTTTTCAAACACAGGTTTCGCAGGTCACATACCTGAAAAAATGTTTGAGATGGATAAAAAGCTGAGTTAGAGGGGTAGCAATCCAAATGGGAATATTCCAAGCGCTATGTTGGTGAATACGATAGCGTACGCAAACACGACTGAAAGCGTATTTAGCACCTTAATCAAGGGGTTAAGAGATGGGCCTGTCGTATCTTTGAATGGGTCCCCTACAGTATCGCCAATTACAGCTGCTTTGTGTTGCTCCGTCTTTTTGAGGCCTTGGATTTCGATGTATTTCTTGGCGTTGTCCCAGGCGCCGCCGGCGTTGGCCATGAGCAATGCCCTGGGGACTCCGGCTACTATGGCGCCCATGATGAGACCGGCGAGGGCGTTCCAGCCGAGGAGAAGTCCTGTGAGTAGGGGTACTATGATGGCGGCTAGGCCGGGCACTAGGAACTCGCCGAGGGCTCTCCTGGTGGCTATATCGACGACGCGGGCGTAGTCGGGGGTTTCCTTCCACTCCAATATTCCCGGCTTCTCTCTGAACTGGCGGCGGATCTCCTCCACGATCTCCATGGCGGTCTTGCCCACAGCCTCAAGAGTGCGGCTACTGAAGAAGTAGACTATTGAGACTCCTATGAAGGCGCCTATGAGGACGTTGGCATTGATCACGTTTAACACGGAGAGGCTCTCCCTCATCACGTCGACTAGGTTTTTGTGCAGGAGTGTGGTCGCCGATGAGACTATCTCGAATATGAGGGCTATGAAGAGGACCAACGCGGCCAGCGCGGCACTGGCTATGGCGTATCCCTTGGTGGTGGCCTTTGTGGTGTTGCCCACGGAGTCCAAGACGTCTGTTATTTCCCTCACCTCGTCTGGGAGCCCAGCCATCTCCACTACGCCTCCTGCGTTGTCGGAGACGGGGCCGTAGGAGTCGGCGGTTATTATTATCCCGGCCACCACCAGTAGGCCGACGCTGGCCATAGCCGTGCCGAATATCCCGGCCAGGTATTTTGAAAGCTCGCCGAAGCCCTCGACGGGCACTGTGTAGTAACCTATCATGTACGAGATGCCCAGCACCGTCGCGATGACGGCTATTACCGGTATGGCGCTCATCAGCCCGACGCCGTATCCTGTAATTATCACAGTAGCGGGGCTGATCTTAGCCTGCTCGGCTATCCTCTTGACTGGGTTGTAGTTGTAGGAGGTGAAGTAGTCCGTTATCTTCACAACAAGCGGTGCTATCGCCGC from Pyrobaculum arsenaticum DSM 13514 includes:
- a CDS encoding sodium-translocating pyrophosphatase, which translates into the protein MPEYAILGVVVGMLGVLYAVYLARWVLKQDPGTEKMRFISQAIATGARAYLFRQYRTLAVLLAVLAVLILLAIDVPRGTMGLTALGFVVGALGSMIAGYLGMYVTTRSASRVAQAAATGGMGKALQVSWRAGAVMGLSLASIALLLISGFYLVFKAVTEEWAVPLVALGFGASLVTLFMRVGGGIYTKAADLGADLVGKVEAGIPEDDPRNPGVIADNVGDNVGDVAGMAADVYESYIVTVTAAIFLAAILHLPAQFIEAIILFATLALVATFAGVNMLKTTGVKHPLSSISTAIYATIALSIVLFFAGSFALGLDITKALALAAATSLGAAIAPLVVKITDYFTSYNYNPVKRIAEQAKISPATVIITGYGVGLMSAIPVIAVIATVLGISYMIGYYTVPVEGFGELSKYLAGIFGTAMASVGLLVVAGIIITADSYGPVSDNAGGVVEMAGLPDEVREITDVLDSVGNTTKATTKGYAIASAALAALVLFIALIFEIVSSATTLLHKNLVDVMRESLSVLNVINANVLIGAFIGVSIVYFFSSRTLEAVGKTAMEIVEEIRRQFREKPGILEWKETPDYARVVDIATRRALGEFLVPGLAAIIVPLLTGLLLGWNALAGLIMGAIVAGVPRALLMANAGGAWDNAKKYIEIQGLKKTEQHKAAVIGDTVGDPFKDTTGPSLNPLIKVLNTLSVVFAYAIVFTNIALGIFPFGLLPL